The genomic interval CTTTACAACTTTTTGACTTAGAAGAAAGAATTCTTGCTGAGATGACTATAGAAATCATAGATTATTTTAGATTAAAAAGATATTTAAAAAAATATAATGTGGAAATAGTTGATAACTATGAATGGAGTTAAATATGTATATTCCAAATTTACCTAGACAAAAAAAATTACCAAAAGTATTTTTAGTTTTAGCTTTAATATCTTTTGTTGCTCTCTTAATACAAATATATTTTTTTGATAAAACTTCTGAGGTAAAAATATTATTTTTAGCTGGAACTAGTGTAATAGTTTTTCTTTTTTTAGCTATATATCTTCTTTCAAAAATAAATATTCATTTGCTAGAGAAAAGATTACAGGAAATTGAAAAAATAGAATTATCGGATAAATTTGAAATTAAATCTTTGAAGAAAAATACTTTGTTATTTTCATATGTCATACTTTTTGTTATATTAATTTTTATCTTATTTTTTCTGATAAATATATTATTAAAAGAGTTTACATATAAATACATTTTTTATATCATTTTTTTAATTGGAATTATAATCTTTAATTACTATAATTTTTTAAGAGAAATTAAAGCTGAAAAATATTTTTTAACTATAAATGGAAAAACTATAAAAATATATTATAAAAATAATGAAAAAGAAGTTATTACAACAGATAATATAAGTCAAGTTAGATTTTATGTTATTGATAGTGGAAGAGGAATAGGAAAGAAAAATCCTAGCTTACAAATCTTTGATAATGAAGAAAAAATACTTGTTGAAATGACTATAAGTGCTAATGATTATTATTTATTAAAAAAGTATTTTGAAAAATACAATGTAAGAATAGATAATCGATATAAAGAATTCTAAAAAATAGGTGAAAAATTATGGAATTATTAGAAAAAGATGAAGAGTATATTAGTTCCTTACTCAAGCAAGGAAAAAAAGTAGAGGCTATTGCCTTTGTTAAGAACAAAACAGGAATGAATTTAAAAGAGGCTAAAGATTATATTGATAAAAAAAATATAGCTATTTCTGAAGAAGATGAACAATACTTAGCTTCTCTGATTAATGAAAATAAAAAATTAGAGGCTGTTGCTTTTCTTCATAAAAATAAGGACATGTCTTTAGAGGAAGCTAAAAATTATACAGATAGCTTAATTTTAAAGAAAAATGTTGAAACTAATAAAAAAAGTGGTCACAAATGGGGATATATTTTTAATGAGAAGTTAAATATATATGTTCCTAATTTACCTAGGCAAAAAAAACTATTAAAAATAATGTTAAGCATTTTTTTAGTACTGTTAGTTACTACATTAATTTCATTGATGTTTTTAGATAGAAGTTCAGATGTAAAAATGATAATTTTACGATATTCTGTTTTAGGTATTTTAGTTCTTATAATAACTTTACCTCTAATTATCTTAAATATTCATATTACAGAGAATAAATTGAAAAAACTTGAAAATTTAGAAGTTTCAAATCAATTTGAAGTTAAAGCTTTCGTTAGTAATTTTCATTTGTCTTTACATGTCCTATTAATTCTTATATTTATTATTATAATACCTATTTTTTTATTTAAAATAGACTATAAAGACTATAAGGGAATTTTTTATTTCTTTGTGTTGATTGCAATCACAGTTGCTGGTATTTATGAACTCTTAAAAATCTTGAAGTATAAAAAATATTCTTTAAATATAGATAGCAGAGAAATTACTCTGTTATACAATAAGAATGAAATAAAATCTATAAAAATTGAAAAAATAAATTTTATCAAATTTTATGATAAAAAAACTAAGAGGGGAGGAAGGACTAATATTCCCAGCATAGTAATTTTTGATATGGAAAAAAATATCTTTACTGAGATGGAAGTAAAAATAAGTGATTATGTCTTATTGAAGATGTATTTTGAAAAACATAAAATAATAGTAAAAGATGAGTTTAAGAAAATTTAATTCAAGAGGGTGAATTTTTAAATGAAAGCCAAAGAATTTGCAGAAATGTGTTATGCAGAAAAAGAAATTCAATTAAAAGAATATATGAATGGCAAGGAAAGCCTTGTAGCAAAATTAAAAAATGACTTAGCACTTTCAAGTGAACAAGAAAAAATTTTATATAAATTGGTTGATACAGTTCTGATAGACACATATATAACATTACTTTATGCACTTGATGGAACAGCATCCCTAGGCAATGGGAAACA from Fusobacterium pseudoperiodonticum carries:
- a CDS encoding ABC transporter permease — its product is MELLEKDEEYISSLLKQGKKVEAIAFVKNKTGMNLKEAKDYIDKKNIAISEEDEQYLASLINENKKLEAVAFLHKNKDMSLEEAKNYTDSLILKKNVETNKKSGHKWGYIFNEKLNIYVPNLPRQKKLLKIMLSIFLVLLVTTLISLMFLDRSSDVKMIILRYSVLGILVLIITLPLIILNIHITENKLKKLENLEVSNQFEVKAFVSNFHLSLHVLLILIFIIIIPIFLFKIDYKDYKGIFYFFVLIAITVAGIYELLKILKYKKYSLNIDSREITLLYNKNEIKSIKIEKINFIKFYDKKTKRGGRTNIPSIVIFDMEKNIFTEMEVKISDYVLLKMYFEKHKIIVKDEFKKI